The SAR324 cluster bacterium sequence TAATTGCATCGTATTCTTAATTCTCTATTGAAGAGGCCAATTTTTTGAGGATGGGATATGCAGCGCGATGAACAATTAAAGAAGATTACTGAAGAACCACTTGATGTGCTTGTCATAGGGGGAGGAATCAACGGAGCAGTCTCCTTTGCGGCACTTGCAGGACAGGGCCTCAAGGTTGGTCTGATTGATCGAAAGGACTTTGCCAGTGAGACAAGTATGCACTCCTCCAACCTAGTGT is a genomic window containing:
- a CDS encoding FAD-dependent oxidoreductase; this translates as MQRDEQLKKITEEPLDVLVIGGGINGAVSFAALAGQGLKVGLIDRKDFASETSMHSSNLVWGGIKYMESYEFGLVRKLCMSRNQLMRAYPTNIRELRFFT